A genome region from Anopheles stephensi strain Indian chromosome 2, UCI_ANSTEP_V1.0, whole genome shotgun sequence includes the following:
- the LOC118507241 gene encoding integrator complex subunit 7, with product MISVRVNNFNENFLNETEGDSNSVLMDLDKGLRSNKIGDQCEAIIRFPKLFERYPFPILINSSFLKLAEFFRIGSNLSRLWILRVCQQSEKHLEKIINIDEFLKRIFMVIHSNDPVARALTLRTLGAVAFVISEKQHVHHAIRMALDSHDTVEVEAAIFASVQFAAQSKTFAVGMCSKVASMIESLQTPVNMKLHLIPVLRHMHHDASTAALVRALCRDLLPKYPSEQFVVEIIRSLSQLSCATLVDIPDQVDLLLVYLQDPRKRVQSTVLLSLQKLAEKGAYLWPKTAISRLLQLTAQCSNQNMALDVILTLTKCPHTCHTMLNEEQQQILDVCKNCLLLENESGGRAMTILTSLITYCHTENIPPPVHLLEYLDMHLEFLIQASLQNKSSLKDFRLYLKCGVQLSKTSRELGESFAEMIAEMLSEEHSTSTASHSKLICEALGAICSNVIVSCDFYENQTPGTSPFSAVMQHLLRKLETLAKSGVELDKEKTNIVELLAAICMQAMLGSFMPDNVIAIFLQLLHTTNPWTQYRIARSASRYGQHFLAAMIYEKLSKNISLENLHFYLVALSQISKAECILNHGQEYETLAQKHIQREPGVQLPAAAGSLSLIDRLEKAINLYCIALSTLRASSSPQHPLAFQSELIRLRCMFLEVLHSVVITRNTLCITPPSEISQTLAQNCRDPLQKYGHITNQLRKHVKLLKNCEDAYSRLYKSSFDADPGTLEHLEAVQHLCATLQLSIETISFINPSETPKIAPQSSHPETRYLLSVCRTVLKHLQLIPAEVPGGTKTLTHEHTDMMMKQIETVVRSSHCTPRFFFQVLQNTSVKLALTPQSRAPGEPVFVQPNSHLVVKVEGVIQHYGRTPSLFRAINSVQLTLNSTLMTSRPNDVKLLSDSVTLTQIVKPHRDFLSGSFLIALNNTAHTFNGGSVSLGGQWQLNLETCIIDDNGVMWQTGPKSTLLIRIPEDSHKQVLGMQSTVRRF from the coding sequence ATGATCAGCGTACgcgtaaataattttaatgaaaacttTCTCAACGAAACCGAGGGCGATTCGAACTCGGTGTTGATGGATCTGGACAAGGGTCTGCGGTCGAATAAAATCGGTGATCAGTGTGAAGCAATCATCCGGTTTCCGAAGCTGTTCGAGCGGTACCCCTTTCCCATCCTGATCAACTCATCCTTCCTGAAGCTGGCCGAATTCTTTCGCATCGGATCGAACCTGTCCCGGCTGTGGATTCTGCGTGTTTGTCAGCAGAGCGAAAAACATCTGGAAAAGATCATCAACATCGACGAGTTCCTAAAGCGCATCTTTATGGTGATCCATTCGAACGATCCGGTCGCACGGGCCCTAACGCTCCGTACACTCGGAGCGGTAGCGTTCGTAATATCGGAAAAGCAACACGTTCATCATGCGATTCGAATGGCACTGGACAGTCACGATACGGTCGAGGTGGAAGCGGCCATCTTCGCCAGTGTCCAGTTTGCCGCACAGTCGAAAACATTCGCCGTTGGCATGTGCTCCAAGGTGGCATCGATGATCGAGAGCTTGCAGACACCGGTCAACATGAAGCTGCACCTGATTCCGGTGTTGAGACACATGCATCATGATGCGAGTACGGCTGCACTGGTACGAGCCCTTTGCCGAGATTTGTTGCCCAAGTATCCGTCCGAACAGTTTGTGGTGGAAATTATACGCTCGCTGTCGCAGCTGTCTTGTGCCACACTGGTGGACATACCGGATCAAGTAGATTTGTTGCTGGTCTATCTGCAGGACCCACGAAAGCGGGTGCAATCGACGGTTTTACTATCGCTGCAGAAACTCGCCGAAAAAGGAGCTTACTTGTGGCCGAAAACGGCCATCAGTCGTCTGCTGCAGCTTACCGCCCAGTGCAGCAACCAGAACATGGCACTGGATGTTATACTGACGCTCACCAAATGTCCCCACACGTGCCACACGATGCTGAACGAAGAACAGCAGCAGATACTGGATGTGTGCAAAAACTGTCTGCTGCTGGAGAACGAAAGTGGTGGCCGTGCAATGACGATCCTGACCAGTCTCATCACGTACTGTCACACGGAAAACATCCCACCGCCGGTGCACTTGCTGGAGTACCTCGATATGCATCTGGAGTTTCTCATTCAAGCTTCGTTGCAGAACAAATCGTCACTGAAAGATTTTCGGCTCTATCTAAAGTGTGGCGTGCAGCTGTCCAAGACGAGCCGTGAGTTGGGTGAAAGCTTCGCCGAAATGATAGCAGAAATGCTAAGCGAGGAGCATTCCACATCGACCGCGAGCCACTCGAAGCTGATCTGTGAAGCGCTCGGAGCGATCTGTTCGAATGTGATCGTTTCGTGCGATTTTTACGAAAATCAAACACCCGGCACGAGTCCTTTCAGTGCCGTGATGCAGCACTTGCTGCGGAAGCTGGAAACGCTCGCCAAGAGTGGCGTAGAGCTGGACAAGGAGAAGACGAATATCGTGGAACTGTTGGCAGCTATATGTATGCAGGCAATGCTTGGATCGTTCATGCCGGACAATGTGATTGCCATCTTCTTGCAGCTGCTCCATACGACGAACCCGTGGACGCAGTACCGCATCGCTCGTTCGGCTTCCCGGTACGGACAGCATTTTCTTGCCGCGATGATCTACGAGAAGCTGTCGAAGAACATTTCGCTGGAGAATTTACACTTCTATCTGGTAGCACTGAGTCAAATCTCGAAAGCCGAGTGTATTCTTAACCACGGCCAGGAGTATGAAACGCTCGCCCAGAAGCACATTCAGCGGGAACCGGGTGTCCAGCTACCGGCAGCTGCCGGGTCTCTTTCCCTGATCGATAGACTCGAGAAAGCGATCAACCTCTACTGCATAGCACTGTCCACGCTGAGAGCAAGCTCATCGCCACAGCACCCGTTAGCGTTCCAGTCGGAATTGATCCGATTGCGTTGCATGTTTCTAGAGGTGCTGCACAGCGTCGTAATCACCCGTAACACCCTGTGCATCACTCCTCCGTCGGAAATATCGCAAACTCTCGCCCAAAACTGTCGTGATCCGCTGCAAAAGTATGGCCACATCACAAACCAGCTGCGAAAGCACGTGAAGCTGCTGAAAAACTGCGAGGACGCCTACAGCCGCCTGtacaagagctcgttcgatgCGGATCCCGGAACGCTGGAGCATCTGGAAGCGGTACAGCACCTGTGCGCCACACTGCAGCTTTCAATCGAGACGATTTCCTTCATCAACCCCTCAGAAACACCTAAAATAGCGCCCCAATCGAGTCATCCAGAGACGCGCTACTTGCTGTCCGTTTGCCGGACCGTTCTTAAGCATCTTCAACTTATTCCGGCCGAAGTTCCCGGTGGCACAAAGACGCTCACCCACGAACACACGGACATGATGATGAAGCAGATCGAAACCGTTGTCCGCTCATCCCACTGCACTCCGCGATTCTTCTTTCAGGTGCTGCAAAACACGTCCGTCAAGCTGGCACTCACACCGCAATCGCGTGCACCCGGCGAACCGGTGTTCGTTCAACCGAACAGTCATCTGGTGGTGAAGGTGGAAGGTGTCATCCAGCATTACGGCCGAACGCCATCCCTTTTCCGAGCGATCAACAGCGTTCAGCTGACGCTGAATTCCACCCTCATGACATCGCGCCCGAACGATGTGAAACTACTGTCGGACAGTGTGACGCTGACGCAAATCGTAAAGCCGCACAGAGACTTTTTGAGCGGTAGCTTCCTGATTGCGCTCAACAATACGGCCCACACTTTCAACGGGGGTTCGGTTAGCTTGGGCGGACAGTGGCAACTGAACCTGGAGACGTGCATCATCGACGATAACGGGGTAATGTGGCAGACCGGGCCGAAAAGTACGCTGCTCATTCGCATCCCGGAGGACAGCCACAAACAGGTGCTGGGAATGCAATCCACAGTGAGAAGATTTTAA
- the LOC118507274 gene encoding nischarin, protein MSNYQLHANETTISIPRIITVDSVNYYEILVKCGQVMWTVNHRYRDFAELHERLVSERGVSKDKLPPKKVLGNKSPTFLKKRQEALEQYLKEMLIFLKVTMPREFVEFLDFHRYDIIFLVQHLASSLFLRGDAFLAKSKKYGFSVLELHAISERMKIPCPPTEAACSNYNFSHILDFCAQLETIIVLPTKNSLPTILYDDDTDKYIPQALHKPIGSSNLIPVQLRYELSVFKVLRNLIIYGVPTENIQNVGALRETLSRIEVYKSETKQICQIALCDNVHKDSAEDELDKSKQWKHLRHAVFKENQLTAIDPTIRLFPSVKDLVLDKNKLESIAHLSHLNNLQILSLRCNRIAQCANWHVQLGNLVTLNLSQNRIRLLEGLAKLYSLVNLDLSCNLIDDINEIDYIGNLPLLENLRLMGNPVAGGVDYRARVLSRFGDRLQEIYLDNEKGNQTEYDMALVHSALRISAQKSHRKLHSLLDPGSTDDGEPEACDGERAGTSGGESR, encoded by the exons ATGTCCAACTATCAGCTGCACGCGAACGAAACTACCATCTCGATCCCGCGAATAATCACGGTCGACAGTGTGAACTACTACGAAATACTGGTAAAATGTGGTCAGGTAATGTGGACGGTAAACCATCGGTATCGCGACTTTGCCGAGCTGCACGAACGGCTCGTATCGGAACGGGGCGTCTCAAAGGACAAGCTGCCGCCGAAGAAGGTGCTCGGTAACAAGAGTCCCACCTTTCTGAAGAAGCGCCAGGAAGCGCTCGAGCAGTACCTGAAGGAGATGCTCATCTTCCTGAAAGTGACGATGCCCCGGGAGTTTGTCGAGTTTCTCGACTTCCACCGGTACGACATCATCTTTCTGGTGCAGCATCTCGCCAGCTCACTGTTTCTGCGCGGTGACGCATTCCTGGCAAAGTCGAAAAAGTACGGCTTCTCGGTGCTGGAGCTGCACGCCATTAGCGAGCGAATGAAGATACCGTGCCCGCCGACCGAGGCGGCCTGCAGCAACTACAACTTCTCCCACATACTGGACTTTTGTGCCCAGCTGGAAACGATCATTGTGCTACCGACGAAGAACAGTCTGCCGACGATACTGTACGACGACGATACGGACAAGTACATTCCGCAAGCGCTGCACAAACCGATCGGCAGCAGCAATCTCATCCCGGTGCAGCTGCGGTACGAGCTGAGCGTGTTCAAGGTGTTGCGTAATCTCATCATTTACGGCGTGCCGACGGaaaacattcaaaatgtaG GTGCCTTGCGTGAAACGCTCTCGAGGATAGAGGTGTAcaaaagcgaaacgaaacaaatctGCCAAATTGCGCTGTGTGATAATGTCCATAAGGACTCGGCGGAGGACGAGCTGGACAAGTCGAAG CAATGGAAACATCTGCGGCACGCAGTCTTCAAGGAAAACCAGCTGACGGCAATCGATCCTACGATACGGCTGTTCCCAAGCGTCAAGGACCTGGTGCTGGACAAGAACAAGCTGGAAAGCATTGCCCACCTTAGCCATCTGAACAACCTGCAGATACTCAGCCTACGCTGCAACCGGATAGCCCAGTGCGCCAACTGGCACGTCCAGCTCGGCAATCTGGTCACGCTGAATCTGTCCCAAAACCGGATCCGGTTGCTGGAAGGGTTGGCGAAGCTGTACTCGCTCGTCAATCTCGACCTGAGCTGCAATCTAATTGACGACATCAATGAAATCGATTACATCGGTAATTTGCCTTTGCTGGAAAATTTACGCCTGATGGGAAATCCTGTTGCCGGTGGTGTTG ATTATCGTGCCCGTGTGCTTTCACGCTTCGGCGATCGGCTGCAGGAAATCTATCTCGATAACGAGAAGGGCAATCAGACCGAGTACGATATGGCACTCGTTCACTCGGCGCTCCGTATCTCGGCACAGAAATCACACCGCAAGCTGCACAGCCTACTCGATCCGGGTAGCACGGACGACGGTGAGCCAGAAGCGTGCGACGGTGAGCGGGCGGGAACGAGCGGTGGAGAAAGCAGATGA